The Thioalkalivibrio sulfidiphilus HL-EbGr7 genome includes the window CGCAGGTCCGGGCCGCCGGTGGGGTCGGTGGCACCGGCGAACAGGTTCACCAGGGCATCCACGGTGGTCTCGTCGAAGTCGTAGGGCTCGAAGCGCTTGAAGCCGCGCTGCTTGAGCAGACGCTCCACGTCGTCCTCCACCGGCACGTACTTCATGGACCAGTCCACGAAGCTGCGAAACGGGATGGGCTTGACGGAGATGACGTCCACGTCCTTGTGGCGGGGATCGCCCAGCAGGCGACGGTACAGAGTGTTCACCTTGCGCCGGTCACCTTCCAGTGCCTGGAAGAAGTAGCCGTGGCCGTAATAGAGCACGCCGCCGATCT containing:
- a CDS encoding BLUF domain-containing protein produces the protein MNLVRFVYVSAATPEFNEQLDMGRILQASRRNNPSQEIGGVLYYGHGYFFQALEGDRRKVNTLYRRLLGDPRHKDVDVISVKPIPFRSFVDWSMKYVPVEDDVERLLKQRGFKRFEPYDFDETTVDALVNLFAGATDPTGGPDLRDGAGSAGRNTALAGLLDFFRRGR